The candidate division TA06 bacterium genome segment AACCGATGGTTCTGAATCGAGTGTCATATTGACGTATCAGGTTGGGACATTTGCAACAGTTTGCTGCGGTGGTGTCACCCGAGATGTCTATCACCTCATGCCATTTGGGGTCAATCTGGGACACATCTGTGTGCTTCTAGCGCTTTCTCTTGAAGGAGGAATAGAGAAAAGAGAGGAAGAAAAGGAGACCGGCAAAAAGGACGATTGTGGCTCCGGAAGAGAGGTTCAGATAATAGGAAAGAAACAAGCCCGCGACTGTGGATACTATTCCCAGAAGAACCGAATAGACCACCAGGGCTCTATAGTTGTCGGTCAGCTGTCGTGCAGTGGCAGCCGGCAGCACAAGAAGAGCGGACACGAGTATTATCCCCACGACTTTTATTGCAAGAACAATGGTAATCGCCATGGAGAAAAGGAATAGATAATAGATTGGGCCGACCGGGATGCCACTTACCGAGGCAACTTCTTCGTCGAAAGAAAGAAAGAGGAGTTCTTTGAACACAGCGGCAAGTATGATGAGTAAGATAGGTGCAGAGACCAAGACCAAAACCAGGTCGGCCTTCGTTATAGCCAGTATGTTGCCAAACAGATAGCCGAATAGATCTACGTTGTACTTCTTTGAGATCCCAATGAAGAATATCCCGAGGGCCATTGTTAGTGCAAAGAAGATGCCTATGGCAGTGTCCTCATGCAGTTTGCCGCGTCTATTTATGAATCCTATGAGGAGTGCGACCCCTGCTGAAAAGATCACTGCGGAGAGTGTGGGGTTAATTCCAAGAAAGTAGCCCAGCGAGACCCCGCCGAATGCGGAGTGGGAAATCCCCACTCCAATAAAAGAAAGCCTCTTCAGTACCACGAATGTGGAGAAAACACCGCACAATACGGCGATGAGTATTCCCGCAGCGAATGCCCTCTGCATAAAGCCCATGCTGAGAGCGTCAATCACCATGTTCTCCTACTACGCGATGCGGAATCCTACCGTGCACCAGGAGCTCAACCTCGCAGCCGTATGCCTCGCGTAAAGATTCGTGGGTAAGAACCTCTTCAGGTTTGCCGTGCAGGTGTATCCTTTGATTTACGCAGGCGATTTCCTCTGTGTAGTAGGGAATCACTCCAATGTCGTGCGAAACAAGAACGAGGGTCAGACTCAGGTCCCTTTTTAGTGCACCAAGTAACTGATAGAATTCATTTTGCGCTCTGGTGTCAACCCCTGTCAACGGCTCATCCAAGAGGAGAATCTTGGGCTCTGAGGAGAGCGCTCTGGCAATGAAGACTCGTTGCTGTTGTCCCCCGGACAGATGGCCTATGGGCCGAGCCTTCAGGTCAGACATTCCAACCTGCTTCAGGACCCTCATCACGATTTCTCTGTCTGTGGCAGATGCCTTTCGGAACGGGCCTATCATTGAGTATCGGCCCATCATTACAACATCGTAGACGGAAACCGGGAAGTCAAGGTCTGCAATCGGATTTTGAGGGACATATCCGATTGCGCCCTTTGGCTTGACGTGAGCTGGGGGGTGACCGAGTACGGTCACTTTTCCTTTGACAGGTTTGATGAGCCCAAGAATACACTTGAGAAGTGTGGTCTTGCCCCCGCCATTTGGGCCTATTAAACCCAGGAACGTTCCTTTGGGAATCATGAGGTTTACGCCTTTGAGGACGACAGTACCATTCAATGTCACCGAGAGATTTCGTATGTCAATAGCAACATCAATCATTCCATCGCCTGTCTCATCACATTCAGGTTGTATCTCATCAAATTAAGATAGGAGTCTCGGCCGGGGATGCCTTCTCCCCCCAGAGGGTCCAGCATGAGGACTCTGACGTTTGCCTCCTCAGCAATCGCCATGGCAGCCTTTGCGCTCAATTGGGGTTCAGAGAATACAGCCTTTATTTCGAATTTGCCGATATCTTCAACGATACGTTTCAACTGTTTTGGTGTTGGCTGTCGGCCAGGGGACTCCTCTATGATGCCTACCTCGTTGAGGCCATAAGTCCTCGCGAAGTATGACCAGGCAGGATGAAAAGCAACATACTCTTTTATACCGAAATTGCTGACTGCCTTCTTTACCTCTGCATGGAGAGAATCGATCAGGGACATATACTCGTTTGCGTTTTTCATATAGAAGTGAGCGTGGCCAGAATCAACCTCTGCGAGAGCAACCGCAATCTGATGGGTTATCTTCTTGGCAATGGTGGGATCCAACCAGATATGCGGGTTGCCTTCTTGTCTGCCGACAGAAGAGAGTCTGGTCTCCCGGTGTGCATGAGCAACATCTGGAATCATTTGAACTCCCTGGGACGTCCTTACTACCAGCAATGATTCTGAGGCAGCAGCTTTTATTAGCTTTTCCGCCCAGAACTCGAAGCCAGCACCCACAGTGACGAAGACCCGGACATTGACGAACTTCTTGAACTCCCTGGGAGAAGGTTCAAAGGTGTGAGGACTGGCGCCAGGAGGAATCAGAACATACACGTCTGCCATCTCCTTGCCCACATTTCTGGTTATGTCAGCGAGAGGGAAGATGCTGGCTGCAACCTGTATCCGTGCTTCGGGTGCAGGTGTGCTGCAGCCGGTGAGCAAGGCTAGAAGCGCAAGCACAATTGCTGCGAATGATATCTTCATATCCAGGGAAAGCGTAGCAGGATACGCACCCCGCGTCAATGCACTTTTTGCAAAGTACAGTCTACAAAGTACGATGTACGAAGTGCGAGGTACAAAGCTTGTACTTCCTACTTAGCAATTCGTACTTAGTACTTTGCAATCCGTACGTTGTAGTTTGTTTTCAGTCAATAGCGGACCTTGAATCCCAAGCCCAGGTTATATCTTCCCTCCTCATCACGGCTACCCACAACGGAAGACCCCTTCCACAGGTAATACTCTACCTTGTATTCATCTTTTGCTCCTGCAAACAGATCGTGAGAATAAGATACATATACACCTTTGCGAACGTATTTCCCGACAGTGAGCCGCGCAGACCTTTCTGGCCCGAAGAGCTCGCTTTTGAACCTTATTTCATGTAGACCGGTGGTCCTTTCCAGTTCCCTCATTACAATGTTCTGAAGGACAGCTAGGCTGAGATCTCCGCCGGTTTTCGCGATCAGTTCTTGGCCGGACACGTTGCCGTTTGACCCCCTTCCGGTCGTGAAGCCGAGGCTCAGAAGGAGAAGAAGGTCTGTCTCTGAGAGTTCGGGATCGGGAGAAGAGAGATGGAACTCCGGTTCAAGCATCGTCCCTGCGACAGTGAGAGTGATAATATCTGGCAAGACCTTATTGGAGTCTGGATCGAGAGGCTTGAAGGGATCTATTACTATGGCCTCCGCTTCAACGTCGACGGAGGGATTCAGTTCCGGGGCATTTGAAAATCTGAACTCCCCTGTCTTCACGTCGAAAGGCTGGGTGAACCCCAGATAGTAGAACCTCCCACCAACAATATCCATCACTCCAGAAAGAACCATTGTCCCGGGTCTCCATCTCACTCTCACATCGGCTCCCATTTCCAGATCCGCGTCTCTGTTGCTCAGGAATATGTTTCTGTCCCCATGGATCGTCAGGTCATATGATGCATTGTGTTTGGATGCGGCCAGAGGTATGGCGCGTGTCCTGAACGGGACTGTAAGAGTACTCTGGATGACTTCGACATCACATTCAGTATGTATCATGTCTTTTCCGCGCCTGACGACCGCATCCGCGTTAACGACTGCAGAGACATCCTTGAAACCTTCAACGAGCGCATTTCTGGCCTTCACATTGAATTCATAGTCCTTGTAGGAAAGTGCCTCAAAAACGAGATAACCATTGACATCCACTGAACCGCCCTTAGTCTTGCCTGAGACAGACACAACATCGAGCCTTTCACCTTCGAGTTTCAACTTTCCCACAACATCAGTCGCCGAAGTCAAGGTGGGTCTGAAGAGGACTCTTGGCGAGGAAACATTCATCGTACCCGTGATGTTCGGGTTGTGGGGCGTTCCCCGTACGTTGATTTTGGCGTCTACTCTACCCTCTGCAACCTCAAACAGATTTCTCAAGGGGAAGAATATCCATACTCCGACGTCGTTGAAATCAGCGTCCAGTGACATGTCTGACTCTAGGATTCTGGGCCCTTCGCTTCTAATGGCAAGGTTGACCGGAATGTATCCAGACAGAGTTGACTTTCTTTCATTTCTGTAGATGATGAACTTCTCCGTTTTGAGAAGGTTCTTTGCATAGGAAAGGGAAATTATTGAGCTGTCCACTGATGCCTGCGCGATCGACATGCTTCGCAGATCGAGCAGGAGGGCCATCTGAGGATCCTCCAAAGTTCCGTTCAACTTGAAGTCGACTGTGAGAAATCCTTCTGCTTGAGGCTTGGATGTCAGCATGGCAGTCAGGCTGCTGAGCCGTACCGAATCGGCCCTCAGGTTGAATTCAGTATGTCCGTTGTTCAGATTGAGCCCGCCAAAAGACATCTCTGAACCGAGAAAGTCAAGCGTGCAAGGTCTGATGAAAAGGCCGCTGTCTGAGTAGACGACGCTCAACACACTTGAATTTTTGATTATCTGATCGTTGAGAACCAAAAAAAAGTTGTCCGCTTCGGCTTCTGCACTACCATCTTTCAGGAAGGCGTTTCCTCTCACGTTGAGAGAGCCCTCATCAGCAGTAGCCCACACCTCGTATTCAAGAGTCTTCCCTTCCGCAACAAGTTCTATTTTGCCCTGTTCCACTCGGGTGTCATTAAGTGCAACTCCAGCGAAGCTGATGGTCGCGGATCCTTTTGGTTCTCTTACCATATCCTGTATGTTCAAGTTTGCGCCGAGATGATCAAACCGCAAACCCTTGAACTCGCCGTCAGCTATCCACGCGGTACCCGAAAGTGATGGGTTGCTCACCGTTCCTTCCATCCAGAGATAACCGCTTAGACTTCCCTTCAGGTCGTTGATGCCCAGGACCGGGCCGAATGTGGCCACGTCCATGTTTTCCATCTTGCTGTCGAGTTCAAAACCGGTTCTGGAAAGCCTGCCTGACGAAATGAAACGTCCTCTTTCAAAGGTGACATCAAGTGTGTCCAGCTTGATCGTGCCGGAGGAGTAGGAAAAATCAGAGATTGCACGGCTGAGTGTTATGCCATCTAAGGAGGTCTGGTTCAGGCGGGCCTTTCCTGTAGCTGTCACATTCTCAAGAGAGTTGCCGCTGCCGGTTAGATTCAAATTGCCGGTCAAGACAACTCGCCTGTCCAGCAGGAGTCCTGGGTCGAAGCTATCCAGTTGGCAGTCGACAGAAAATACGGGGATTGTTGGAGTCATATCCACCAGGATGGAGCCTGTGGCGAACCCTTTTTCTATCTGCCATCTGTTGATTTTCAATCTGCCCTGAGGTCCGTCAAAGCTGGCAAGTAGGTCAAGCCGTCCAAGGTCTATGCCTCTTATTTGGGCACCAGCAACAAGCATTCTGGCGTTCACGGTTCTGACATCAAGGCTCTCACTGTAAGTTCCGCTGATCGTCATGTCGCCTTTCAGTCCCAGTTCGGGCTGCAAGATGTCGGCAAATTCCTCGACATTTACTTTCGAGTCGAGGAAAACGATATGTGTGCCAGTTGAATCCACCTTTCCCGCTACAGCGATTCTAGATCTTCTGGTTCTGAGCTGGAACTCCTTCAATTCGAGGCCCATTTCCCCTAGTGCGGCTTCACCAAATAGCCGGAACACTCTGAGGCGGCCGTTGACGGTAAACTTGCCATTGTACAGCCTGATTGTGGTTCCGTTTCCCTTCGTGAGAAGCGAGCAGAAAAGGTTCGCATCAGACACAGCGATATTTCTGTCCCCTTGAATGGACATGGCCCCATCTAGAACAATCATGTGGGCGATAGAAAAGGGGAATGCGCTCAGCGGTTTCTTTTGCGGTGTTGGCTTCGCTTCGCTGGCAGAAGGTTCCTTCCTGTTCAGGAGACCGGACAAGTTCCACTTACCGTTTTCCTTTTTCAAAGACAGACCCGGGCCATGTATCATAATAGAGGTGAGGCGGCGCCTTACGACCAGTGCAATAGGAGAATAACTGACGGCAAGCGAATCAGCCCATATTATTGGCTTTTCTTCTCCCGCAGGCGCTATTTCTATTCCCGACAGCTTGATCTCGCCAAGAAGGGTACCCGCTACCCCTCTCACATCAACATTGATTCCTGAGGTCTCAATCCGTCTGACTAGATGGTTAACCACACGATTGAGCGCCCACTCGGTGCCCAGGATAAGGTGGGCTAGCAGGAATAGCATAGCAAGGGCTATGGTTACTACATAGGTTATCTGACGTTTGCGGCTCATCGTCTTGAAGGGGTCTTCATTAAGAACCTAAAACAGGTGGCCTATCCCGAAGTATACACGACCCAAGTCGGTGTCGCTCGGACCTGTTATGTTACGTGCATAGTCCAGTCTGAAAGGCCCTATGGGTGTTTCCAGGCGGAGTCCTACACCTGCACCCGTCTGCAGATCAGCAAATTTGATGTCACTCTTGTTCCTCCAGGCATTACCCATGTCCACAAAATATGCCAGGCCGATATACCTTCCATAGATCTTGAACACGGGAAAACGCATTTCGGCATTGGATGTTATGAGGTAGTTGCCTCCTTCTGTCAAATCCTGCTCCCGATAGCCCCTGATGGCGTCAGTCCCCCTGAGGGCAAATCTCTCTTCAAATGGTGTGACCCTGCCACCAAATGACTCTATGAGTCCGCCGCGCGCCCTGAGTGCAAAGACGATACTTCTCAGGGGGTTGTAAAACGCGCTGGCGTCTGCGATGAATCGGTAGAAGTAGTTGTCCCCTCCAAGCAAACCACCCGCGTATTCAGTTGCGAACGAACTGAAGGTTCCATTTCTTGGATCAAAAATGTTGTTTCTGTAATCCCTTGAGACTGACAAACGGACGCTATTAGTAACGGCCTCTGGCCTAGTATCACTCTCCTTGAAGATTTCCACTGATGCAGTTTTGAACTTGTATTCAGCAAAGGCCTCGATATGTTTTCCCATGTACCGGCCCATTCTTAAGTGACCTCCGGTTTCGATTATATGGTACGATTCTAATAGTACTCTGTGATGAAACAGATGAAGCTGGCCCTGAAATAAAGAGTTGAAGAGGTAGGGTTCACGGTGGGTGATGCCAAATCTCTCTTCGTGTTCATTCTCTGAAGGGTATGGATTCAAAGAATATGACGATTCCAGTTTCAGTTTCTGCCCATTATTCAGGAGATTATCGTGTCCCCAGTTGAGATAGACAGATATCCAATCCGGCGACCGAAAGCCCCCGCCGAAGGCAACCCACCTCGGTTTGCCTTCGACCACACTAAACACCAGGTCCACTATCTCCTTCTTTTCCTCCGCACCAACTACGTCGAACCTGACGTCTTTGAACAGCCCTGTTCCATATATCCTTCTCTGGCTCTCGTAAGCCTTTCCGGGATTGAATATCTCTCCGGGTTTGATTACGATCTCCCTTTCAATAATTTCTCTCCTGACAGACTTGTCGCCACTTATACTGACAGTGCCCACCTTGACCTGGTTCCCTTCGTCTATCTCAAAAATCAATAGCCTGGAATATCTCAGGTTGGGCGATGTCTCCAATCTGTGGTCGATCTTGCAGTATACGTACCCCTCTCTTGCATAGAACTCGCGCATCCTGAATTCTGAGTAATATATGAGGGCATTTTTCAGAACTTGGCCGGTTCTCATAGTAAGCAAACCCTTCAGTTTCCTCGCGTCAATCTTCTCTGCTCCCTCTATTACTATGCTGGAAATCGTGTAGGGGCTTCCCTCTTGTATGATGTAGGTATAGGTTATCAGGCGCTCGCGTTTAGGATCGGGAATTCTTTTTGTCTGCACCAATCTCGCATCGAGATATCCGTTCTGTCTATAGAATGCGATCACATTTTCAACATCGCGCACAAGCTGGAAGGAATCCTCCGGCTGACCGACCTTTAACCTCATCTGGTCTCTCAACGTGCTGGCCTTAAAGGACCTGTTCCCCTCAAATAGAATGCTGCGAACGATGGTCTCTTCTTCCTGGCCTAAGCAAAAGGAAGGGAGAAGTGCCAGGAACATCACAATAATAATTGAGCCGGCTAGTTTGGAGAGCCGGTCAGAGGTTTCCAAAGATTTGTAGTTCATATGTTTAGCCCTATTGATTATAGTGTTGCATTCATACAATGTCAACATCAGAGCACCTATTCGACGATATGATGGGATATGGTGTCAATTGGCGCTTGCATCTTCATGCTTGACAATCGGGGCAAAAGGTGGTATACATAGAGGACGCAAAATAATAACAATACAATCTGGAGGTAAACATGCCTAGAAGGGCAGCCTCAGCCCTCGGCTTCCTTTTGGCCTTTGCCTTTTTTAATTTGTGCTTCTCTGCGGAGCTTTTTATCGGCTCAGAGGACGTGCCGTTCGAGTTAGGGACTTATGCCGAATACACACAGAATGCGGATATGTTCTTCTGGACACAGTTTGACTCAACTGCGACTATGTGGGATCTGACTGTCTATCCCGGCGAGCAGACGGCCACCGTTCGGCTTCTTGACCCCAGTCAGGGTAATCCCCCTGCGCCCGACACTTTTCCTTCTGCGGAGCTTGTTGAGCTAGACACACTGGGTGACGGGAGTGAGGCCTAGACCTATATGTCGAAAGAAACATTCTACCTGTATGTGCAGGGGATAGATTTCGTGGTCACACCATTCAGATTCATCGGCAACTATCAGCCGGACGCCCGGGTTTACTTCTTCCCTATTTTCTATGGTAGCGGATGGATAACCTCCTGGACCTGGACGTATGACGTTGGTATCCCATACACCGCAAATGAGATGCACCTGAAACAGGTTGTGGCCAAGGGATGGGTGAAGACGGAAATAACAGGCGGCCAGTACTGGCCTTGCCTGGTCATCAGAGACAATTATACTTTCAGTGACAACTTCGGGACCAACGACCTAAGGTGGCTCTATGAATGGGTCGTTGCTGGAAGATTTGCCGGAGGAAACGGTATAGCGGCTGCCTTGAGTCCAAACGGTGCGAGCAAGGACTTTATTGTTGTGGACAAGATGCTGCGCATGAAATCACTGAATGTTCCGGGCTGGGACCTCACCTGTCCCGTGTTCGACAGCACGACCGTGTGGACTGATACGTCCTTTGCGGGGCCGTACCCGGTCTCAAGTATCATAACCGATCCAGGTGGAATAGGTGGCGACTCGTTATTCTACATGGTGGACTCTGGAAGCTTCACAGGAGTTGGTCACGACAGCCTCTGGGGAGACAAGTACTACTTCACCATCCCGGAGGTCGCGAGCTCGTGCACCATCTCCTACTATCTGTGGGCAGAGGATTCGTTCAGTGTGGTCAATAGTATCGATATATGGACCACAGATCCGGAAGCCGCGCCCGAGAATAATCTGATCACGTTTGTTGTTACATTGACAGCAGTTGAAGAGAAATGGACCAGGCGCGTCGAGCAGGAAGCTCTTCGGGTTTTTCCGAATCCATTCTCGTCATCGGTGCGTATCGATGCCGGCGTCGCCTGGGACGGTGGTCCTGCACGGATAAATATATTTGATCAGGCGGGTCGCCTCGTACGCACATTCAACCTGGCTGAGTCCCCGGAGAATAGCCGGGGAACAACAGTTCACCTTTCCTGGACCGGTACCGATGAACTTAATCGATCAGTGCCATCCGGGATGTATTTCGTCACGCTTGAGCAGCCATCCAGCCCGATTACCACTCACGCCACCAAGCTGGTCAAGATTCGATAGGGAGGACCTTAATCAATGAAGCGTGCCATATTTTCCATCCTTCTCGTTCTGGTTGCATGTTCTCTTCCAGCAGACGAGATTTACGAGGGAGCAGGGTTGAGCGGTATGGTCTTTTTGAAGATTGGAGTCGGGCCACGCGCCAGCGGACTGGCCGGTGCATACAGCGCAGTGGCAGACAACAGTATGGCCGTTTTCTGGAACCCTGCTGGCCTGGCGGGCTTGAAGGGAACCGACATGGGTTTCGCGCACAACCAATACGTGGAAGGGATGAGATATGACGTTGCGTCCCTGGCCATGGGTACAAGAATTGGCACTTTTGGCTTGGGAATGGGGGCTCTTTATGCAGACGATCTTGAGCTCCGCGAAAAGCCCGGAGAGCCCGAGGGTCTATTCAGATATTACGACTATGTTCTGAGTCTCTCCTACGCTCGAAAGATGAGCTCTGAATCGGATGTAGGCTTCACTGCAAAAGCGCTCCAGGAGAGAATCTATATATACAGCGCAAGCGGGTTTGCGTTCGACTTTGGAGTTGCTTTCAGGCCAACGGAGCTGAGAGGCCTGACTCTCACCGGGACTCTTTTGAATCTGGGGCCGAAGGTGAAGTTTCGCGAGGAGGGCTTCAAGCTCCCTTTGACCACAAGGGTGGGTGCAGCCTACAGGGTGCCCAGGCAGTTCATTGATGGTAGATGGCTCTTATCTTTCGAAGGGTCAAAACCGATAGACGCATATTATGTGTACAGCGGCGGAGTAGAATACACATACAAAAATGCTCTTGCAATAAGAGGCGGCTACAAGTATGGTCACGATACGGAAAGTCTCTCTTTTGGAGCTGGATTTACGTTTGCGCAGATGCGCCTGAATTATTCCTATACGCCCTGGAGTTATGACTTTGGGGCGGAACACTGGATATCCGTCGGAGTAAGCCTGGACTGAAACAACTGGAGGAAGAGTTGGCAGGAGTTTGTCTTGACTTTGAGCGCCCGATCCTAGAACTGGAAAAGAAGATAGCTGAGCTGAAGGGGCTTGCCTCGGCAGAGAAGCTCCAGGTGGACGATGAAATCAAGAGGCTTGAAAGGAAAGCAGAGAAACTGACCAAAGAGATCTATTCCAAACTAAGCAGGTGGCAGAGAGTTCAACTAGCCAGACATCCGAGCAGACCATATACTCTCGACTTTATCAAACACATGGCTGATGATTTCATTGAACTACACGGCGATAGACTTTATGCAGATGACGCCGCCATAGTGGCGGGACTTGCCAGGATAGGCGAAAGGCAGATGGTTGTGATAGGACACGAGAAGGGCAGAACAACGAAGGAGAAGATTGAGCGCAACTTCGGCATGGCCCATCCGGATGGATTCCGAAAAGCACTTCGCGTTATGCAGATGGCCACCAAGTTCAAGATGCCGATCGTAACTTTCATTGACTCCAGTGGAGCATATCCCGGTATAGGAGCTGAGGAAAGGGGAATCTCAGAATCGATTGCCAGGAACATGAAGGAGATGGCACTTCTGCCTGTCCCCATAATTTGTGTGATCACGGGAGAGGGGATGAGTGGTGGGGCGATTGCGATTGCGCTGGGTGACCGTGTGCTGATAATGGAGAATGCAGTCTACTCAACGATCACCCCTGAAGGGTGCGCCTCAATACTCTGGAGAGATTCATCCAAAGCGCCACAGGCGGCAGAGAGCTTGAAGGTGAGCGCAAAAGACTTGATACAGCTGGGCGTTGTTGATGAGATAATCGAGGAGCCGCTGGGTGGTGCGCACAGAAACCACAAGGAAGCGG includes the following:
- a CDS encoding metal ABC transporter permease — encoded protein: MVIDALSMGFMQRAFAAGILIAVLCGVFSTFVVLKRLSFIGVGISHSAFGGVSLGYFLGINPTLSAVIFSAGVALLIGFINRRGKLHEDTAIGIFFALTMALGIFFIGISKKYNVDLFGYLFGNILAITKADLVLVLVSAPILLIILAAVFKELLFLSFDEEVASVSGIPVGPIYYLFLFSMAITIVLAIKVVGIILVSALLVLPAATARQLTDNYRALVVYSVLLGIVSTVAGLFLSYYLNLSSGATIVLFAGLLFFLSFLYSSFKRKR
- a CDS encoding metal ABC transporter ATP-binding protein, giving the protein MIDVAIDIRNLSVTLNGTVVLKGVNLMIPKGTFLGLIGPNGGGKTTLLKCILGLIKPVKGKVTVLGHPPAHVKPKGAIGYVPQNPIADLDFPVSVYDVVMMGRYSMIGPFRKASATDREIVMRVLKQVGMSDLKARPIGHLSGGQQQRVFIARALSSEPKILLLDEPLTGVDTRAQNEFYQLLGALKRDLSLTLVLVSHDIGVIPYYTEEIACVNQRIHLHGKPEEVLTHESLREAYGCEVELLVHGRIPHRVVGEHGD
- a CDS encoding zinc ABC transporter substrate-binding protein — its product is MTRGAYPATLSLDMKISFAAIVLALLALLTGCSTPAPEARIQVAASIFPLADITRNVGKEMADVYVLIPPGASPHTFEPSPREFKKFVNVRVFVTVGAGFEFWAEKLIKAAASESLLVVRTSQGVQMIPDVAHAHRETRLSSVGRQEGNPHIWLDPTIAKKITHQIAVALAEVDSGHAHFYMKNANEYMSLIDSLHAEVKKAVSNFGIKEYVAFHPAWSYFARTYGLNEVGIIEESPGRQPTPKQLKRIVEDIGKFEIKAVFSEPQLSAKAAMAIAEEANVRVLMLDPLGGEGIPGRDSYLNLMRYNLNVMRQAME
- a CDS encoding T9SS type A sorting domain-containing protein: MSKETFYLYVQGIDFVVTPFRFIGNYQPDARVYFFPIFYGSGWITSWTWTYDVGIPYTANEMHLKQVVAKGWVKTEITGGQYWPCLVIRDNYTFSDNFGTNDLRWLYEWVVAGRFAGGNGIAAALSPNGASKDFIVVDKMLRMKSLNVPGWDLTCPVFDSTTVWTDTSFAGPYPVSSIITDPGGIGGDSLFYMVDSGSFTGVGHDSLWGDKYYFTIPEVASSCTISYYLWAEDSFSVVNSIDIWTTDPEAAPENNLITFVVTLTAVEEKWTRRVEQEALRVFPNPFSSSVRIDAGVAWDGGPARINIFDQAGRLVRTFNLAESPENSRGTTVHLSWTGTDELNRSVPSGMYFVTLEQPSSPITTHATKLVKIR
- a CDS encoding PorV/PorQ family protein; translated protein: MKRAIFSILLVLVACSLPADEIYEGAGLSGMVFLKIGVGPRASGLAGAYSAVADNSMAVFWNPAGLAGLKGTDMGFAHNQYVEGMRYDVASLAMGTRIGTFGLGMGALYADDLELREKPGEPEGLFRYYDYVLSLSYARKMSSESDVGFTAKALQERIYIYSASGFAFDFGVAFRPTELRGLTLTGTLLNLGPKVKFREEGFKLPLTTRVGAAYRVPRQFIDGRWLLSFEGSKPIDAYYVYSGGVEYTYKNALAIRGGYKYGHDTESLSFGAGFTFAQMRLNYSYTPWSYDFGAEHWISVGVSLD
- a CDS encoding acetyl-CoA carboxylase carboxyltransferase subunit alpha, yielding MAGVCLDFERPILELEKKIAELKGLASAEKLQVDDEIKRLERKAEKLTKEIYSKLSRWQRVQLARHPSRPYTLDFIKHMADDFIELHGDRLYADDAAIVAGLARIGERQMVVIGHEKGRTTKEKIERNFGMAHPDGFRKALRVMQMATKFKMPIVTFIDSSGAYPGIGAEERGISESIARNMKEMALLPVPIICVITGEGMSGGAIAIALGDRVLIMENAVYSTITPEGCASILWRDSSKAPQAAESLKVSAKDLIQLGVVDEIIEEPLGGAHRNHKEAAENVKSAILRHLAELDKLPSEELTQMRIDKFARIGVSS